A stretch of DNA from Vicinamibacterales bacterium:
CCGGGCGTTCCGACGGGGACGCGGCTTCGGCCTGTAACTGCGACCGCCGTGGCCGCCGCAGCAGCGCGCGGGCGCGGGCCACCAGCTCGCGGATGCCGAACGGCTTGGCGAGGTAGTCGTCGGCACCGCTTTCGAGGCCCAGCACCTTGTCGCTCTCTTCGCGCCGCGCCGTGAGCATCATGATCGGCACGTCCTGGTTCGGGCCTTCGCGCCGGATGGCCCGGCAAATCGACACGCCGTCCATGCCGGGCAGCATCAGGTCCAGCAGGATCAGGTCGAACGGCTGCGCGCTGGCGCGAGCCAGCCCGTCGAGCCCGTCGCCCACCGCCTCGGTTTCGAGGCCCTCGAGACCAAGGTGGAGAACGATCAGATCGCGGATGTGCGTGTCGTCTTCGATCACCAGGACGCGTGCCATCTCCCTGCAGTTTTTCACAGATTGCGGCGCTTGCCCCGCCGAAGCCTTGGCGAAGGCGGGCTGCCACAGTTTTCTCACACCCGGGCCACGGGGCTGCCACGAGAATCCCGTCTCATAGGCTAGAAGGAGTGAGCAATCACATGACCAAGACATTCAAGATTTCCCTCGCCACCGGGCTCGTCGCGGTAGCCATGGCCGCGGGTTCGGCGCTGGTGATGGCACAGGACGGCCCGATGCGCCGAGGCGGCGGCCCTGGCGTGGGCGGCCCGCCCCCGGGCGGACCGATGGACGGACAAATGCGTGGACCGGGCGGGCCAATGCGCGGCCCCGGCGGTCCCGGCGGCCCCATGGGCATCGGGCCCGGGTTCCGTGAACTGGATCTGAGCGACGATCAGAAGGCGCAGGTCAAGTCGATCCACGAATCGCACCTGGCCGAATTCCAGGCCGCGGGTGCAAAGGTCGGCGCGGCGCGCGAGGGCATGCGCAAGCTGCTCGAAGCCGACACGCTGGACGAATCCGCGGTCCGCGCCAAGAGCGTGGAGGTGGCTGCGGCCGAGGCCGACGCGGCGATCCTGGGCGCGAAAGTCCGCGCGCAGACGCTGCAGGTGCTGACGTCGGAACAGCTGGCCAAGCTGAAGGAGCTGCGGGCATCGCGCGAAGCGCAGCCGAGAAAGCAGCGCCAGCAGGGTAAGCGCTAATCAGGCGGGGGCTGACCCCTCATGGGCATTGTGTGAGGGGTCAGTCTCCGACGCCGCCCGCGTAGGGGTCTGTCCCCGACGCGGCGCCGCGAAGGGGTCAGACCCCTCGGCATTTCTCGCTCGGGGTCAGACCCCTTATTGGTTCGCGTGGGCTCTGAGCAGCCGGAGGCCGTTGAGCGTCACGGCGACCGTCGCGCCGGTGTCCGCCAGCACCGCCAGCCACAGCGGCGCGGCACCGAAGAACGCGGAGATGAGGAAGGCTGCTTTCGTGGCCAGGGCGAGCGTGACGTTCTGGCGAATCACTTTCACCGCCCTTCGCGCGTGGCCGACCAGGAACTCCATGTCTTCGGGATGGTCGCACGTCAGCACGACATCCACCTTCTCGAGCGGGATGGTGTCGGCCGTGCGGCACTGCACGACGACTCCGGCGGCGCCGAGCGCCTCCACCGTGAATGCCTTCGCTTGCGCCGCGCGCTCGAGCGGCGCGCCGCCCTTGAACAACACGCCGCGCCTGGCCGCGGAGGTGAGGGCGGCGACCACGGTCACGGGCGTGGAGATCACGAGCGCGCAGGGACAGGCCAGCACGAGGAAGATCAGGCCGCGGTAAAACCACACTTCCCACCGGCCGTCGAGCATGGGCGGCAGCATCACGACGGCCAGGGCCGCGAAGGTCACGACCGGCGTGTAGACGGCGGCGAACTTCTCGATCCAGCGCTCCACCGGCGCCGATTCGTGGCCGCGGTCCTCGCCCCACCCGGGCTCGTGGCCGACCAGGTGGGCCACGGCGTGCCGCGCCCGATCGATGCTCCACGCTTCCATGAGGTGGGCGAGGGCAAACAGGAAGGCGACGGCCGCCGCCTCGGCCCACTGGCCAATGGACGCCGCGCCGATCGCCGACAGGCACACCAGCACGTGCATGTCGAGGCGCCGGTAGCGCAGCGACACCACCGCGCGCGGAATCATCGGCGCCAGTCCGGCGACCGCCGACAGCGCGTAGGCCGCCACGGCGGGGCCCTGGTGCGCGTGCCCGGCCCCCGTGCCGTGCCCGAACATCGCTTCGCTCCAGGTCTCGGCGGACAGGCCGTCGATAATCCAGCCAACGGCAAAGGCGGCCAGGCTCGCGCCCGCCCACCACTTCGCGGTGTCGTGATGATGATCGTGATGGTCGTCGCCCACCACGTCGTCGGCGTCGTGGCTGTGGGCGACCAGCCCGGTGCCGGCCACCGCATCGAGAATCGCCGACGCGGGGACAATGGACGGGTCGTAGGTGACGTCAACGCGGCGGCCGACCAGGTCGAAGGTCAGCGCGGCGACGCCCGGGCGATTCAGCGCATGTCGAATGAGCGCCGCTTCGTCGGCGCAGTCCATCCCGGCAACATGTAGTCTCAGTATCGAGTTGGTTGGGCTGGCCACGAACACTTCATTATCGCCGGAACGGTCCGGCTAAAGCCGGACGCCACAGGCGCCGGACGCTGGCATGGTCCGGCTAAAGCCGGACGCTACAGGGCCTGGACTGCCGCCAGCACGTCTTCGGCGTGGCCGTCGACCTTGACGCCGTCCCATCGCCGCACGACCTTGCCGTCGGGCCCGATGAGATACGTGGTGCGCGCCACGCCCATGTAGTTGCGGCCGTACATCGACTTCTCCTGCCACACGCCGTACTTCTCCATCACGGCGTGGTCTTCGTCGGCGAGCAGCGGGAACGTGAGGTCGTACTTCGTCGCGAACCTGGCCTTGCTCTTCGAGTCGAGCACGCTCATGCCGAACACGGCGGCCTTGCTCTTCTTGAACTTCGGCAGGTTGTCCTGAAAGGCGCACGACTCCTTGGTGCAGCCAGGCGTGTCGTCCTTCGGGTAGAAGTAGATCACCACCGGCTGGCCGGCGTAGTCAGCCAGGGTGTGGACCTTGCCGGCCTGGTCGGGCAGGGAGAACGCGGGAGCTTTCTTGCCGGGGTCGATGAGTGCCATGGTGTCTCCGCGGGCGGCATGGTCCGGCTGAAGCCGGACACTACATGTCGAAGTCGCCCCTACGTGTTCTGATGCCTACTGGGCGGTCGAGGTTGCGCGGCCGTCAAACGGCACGGCGGCGTGGGCGCGACGCGGCTCCGCGCCGCCCTCCACCTTCTTGTTCGCCACGTCCACGGTGATGGCGGCGGCGTAGCCGTAGCGCACCTCGCCCTTGCGGCCGATGCGCTGGAAGCGATGGCCGCGGTCGATCAGGTTGTTCAACAGGCTCCGCGGAAAGCGATCCTCGATCTCGATGCGCTCGCCGTTCTCGAGCGGATCCGCCGGGTCGCGCCCGGGCAGGAAGCGCGGCGACTCGATCGCCGCCTGCGCGCCGAGCTTGCCGTCGATCACGCCGGTGATGATGTTGTAGACCGACACCGGAATCCAGGCGTTGCCGGCGCAGCCCACCGCCAGGCGGGGCACTTCTTCGCCGTTCGCCTTCTTCTCGAACACCAGCGTCGGCACGCTCGCCGTGCTCGACCGCATCAGCGGCACCAGGCTGCCGTAGGCGCCCGCCGTCAGGCGGTTCGATCGCAGATGGTTGTTATAGAGAAAGCCCAAGCCCTTGGACACATAGAAGGTGCCGCCCCATGTGCTCAGCGTCTGCGTGACCGCGATCATGTTGCCTTCGGCATCCGCCACCGCAAATGACGTCGTCCCGGTGCTGATGCGCGGCGTCGGCGCCGATTGCGTGGTCGGCGCCTCGTCGGGCGGCTGCCGCTCGTAGCGCGACGCCTTGTTCGCGTCGATCTTCGCAAACAGCTTCCTGGCGTGCTCCGCGGTCAGGTGTTCCTCGAACTCCACCGGCCAGCGTTCGGGATCCGCCACGCGGCGCAGCGGATCGCGCACCTTCCACGATTCCACGAGGTAGTGCAGGTAGTCGGGATCCGTGGAGGCGCGGGCGCCCGGCGCCGGCACGTAGTTCTCGAGCACGTGCAGCGACTCGAACAACTGGATGCCGGTAGACACCGGCGGGCCGCCGGCATAGAGCGTGTGGCCGCGATAGCTGCCCATCACCGGCACGCGCTCGATGGCCCGGTACTGCGCCATGTCGGCAAAGGTCAGGATGCCGCCGTTCTCTTCCATGTCGGCGGCGATCTTCTTCGCGATCTCGCCGCGGTAGAAGGCGTCGGCGCCGCCCTTCTGGATGGCGCGCAGCGTGTTGGCGTAGTCCTTGTTGAAGAACCGCTCGCCCGGCTTCGGCACCTTGCCGCCGGGCAGGTAGATCTTCGCGGCCTCGGGCCACTTCTCGAGGAAGCGGCGGCCCTCGGCAATGCTCGACGGCAGGCCTTCATCGAGGACGAAGCCCTCGTCCGCCAGCGCGATGGCCGGCGCCACCAGGTCTTCCCACTTCACCTTGCCGCTGCCGTAGGTGCGATAGGCGTAGTCGAGGCCGGCGACAATGCCGGGGATGTTCGCCGCGGCCGGACCGTCGGCGACAATGCGGCCGTCCTGCATCAGCCGCGGATTGTCGGCGGTGGCGCCGATCGGCGTCATGTCCTTGTATTCGATGACGGTCGGCTTCTTCATGCCCTTGAGGTAGAGCACGGCCGAACCGTCGCCGCCCACGCCCGAGGCTTCGGGCTCGACCACACCGAGCGCGAACGACACGGCGATCATCGCGTCCACGACGTTGCCGCCCTTCTCGAAGGCGAGCCGCCCGGCCGCCGACGCCAGCGGATGTCCCGACACGACGACCGCGCCGTTGGAGGTGATGACCGGCTTGATCAGCGGCTGCGCGGCCACCATCTCGTCGATCACCGACTCGAGGTCACCCTCGGTCTTCGCGGCGGTCGCGCGCGGGCGGAACTGGTCCTTCAGGCTCGCCCACTTCTCCGCCGGCACCGGCGCCGAGTAGTAGAGCGTGCGGAGCGTGTTCCAGACGCGATCGAACATCGCGGCGAAGGCCGCCGGCGAGGGCGCCATCTCCGCGGTGACGCCGCCACCGTCTTCATGCACGGGCAGCGGCGCGGCCACGCGCCACAACTGGAACGCGGCGTTCAACGCGAACAGCGGCGGCGCCTCGACGTCGCTGCGAAGCGGGTTGCCGTTGTAGACCGGCTGCGGATCGGGCAGGCCCGAGACGAGCAGTGTCTTGCCGTCGGGCGACCACGCCGGCGCGCCGCCCTTGCGCGACACCAACTGCGGCTGCGCGGCGGGCTTCGGACGCGGCAGTGGATCCTCGGCCCCCTCGGGGCGCGGCGGCTCGACGGCGGCGACCCACACCGAGCCGATGCCGTCGCGCACGGCATAGAACGCCATGCGCACGTTGTCGGGCGCCCACGACGGGTAGGCCTCGTTGCCGCGGACGCGCGCGATGCGGAACGATCGCAGCGCCCGTCCGTCGACACCGACGCTGGGAATGGACGAGGTCACCGGCTTGGCCGGGCGCGAGCCGAGCGGCGTGGGCCTGGCCACCGCGGCGGGCGGCACCGCCATCCACCACAGGTCGAGGTCGTCTTCGGACTCCCGCTCTGAGATGAAGGCGACCTTCGACCCGTCCGGCGAGACGCGCGGATAGGTCTCGCTGTCCGCCGTTTCGGTGAGCGCCAGCGGCGCCTGCCAACTGTCGGACTGTTGGACCGGACGCACCACGAACAGGTCCCATTGCAGACTGGGATCCGCGGCGCGGCCCGCCGGGCGCGCATCCCGATGCGCGAACACGAGCCGGCCATCCGCCGTCCACGACGGCCACCGCTCGTCGCCGGGCAGCGTGGTGACGGCGACGGGCGCGCCAACGGCCACGCCGTTCTTGAGCGCGACCACCAGGACGTCGAAGCCATCGCCGCGATCGGCGGCATACGCCAGGCGGCGGCCGTCCGGCGACCACGCCGGCTCGCGCTCAATCGCGCTGCCATCCCCGGCGGTGACCGCTTTCCCCTGCCGGCCTTCCGGCGTCATGGTCCAGATGCGATCGAGGTACGACACCGCGATGCGCTTGCCGTCGGGCGCCCACGCCGGCTCCTGGACGCCGACGGGCGCCTGCGCGCCACCGGCGGATTGAAGGGCGAGGAGGATGGCGGCGAGCAGCAGCGTACGTGTCATTTGTTCAATACGGCGTTCACGATGTGACGGGCCGAGATGCCGAACTTGTCCACGAGCTCGTCGGGCTTGCCGCTGCGTGGGATCTCCGGCACGGCCAGGCGCGTGACGGTGAGGCCGGCGGGCGCGACGGCCCGGGCCACGGCGTCGCCGAGTCCACCCGAGATGTAGTGATCCTCGACCGTGATCAGGCGGCCGGTTTGCCTGCCCGCCTCAATCAACGATGCCGCGTCGATCGGCTGCACGGAATAGAGGTCGATCACGCGAATCGAGATCCCCTTCGCCTTCAACTCGTCGTGGGCCTTGAGGGCCTCGAACAGCGTGACGCCGGCGCCGATCACCGTCGCCGTGTCGGTGGCGCCCTGGCGCACGACCTTGAGGCCGCCGATCGGGAATTCCTCGCTGTTGTCGTAGATGACGGGCGTCTTGGGACGCGAGGTGCGGATATAGACCGGACCGTAGTGGGCAGCGGCCTCGCCGATCAGCTTTTCCATGCACACCGCGTCGCTCGGGTAGAGCGCCACGAAGTTCGGCTGCGCCGTGGTCATGGCGAAGTCTTCGAGCGCCATCTGCGACGGCCCGTCCTCGCCAATCGAGACGCCGGCGTGCGAGCCGGCCAGCTTGATGTTGTTGCCGCCGACGGCGGCCATGCGGATGAAGTCGGCGGCGCGGGTCAGGAACGCGGCGAAGGTCGACGGGAACGGGATGGCGCCGCGCGCGGCAAGCCCCATGGCGGCCCCGACCATCACCTGCTCGGCAATGAAGAACTGGTAGAAGCGCTCGGGATGCGCCGCCTCGAACTTGTCGCTGAAGGTGGAGTTCTTGACGTCGGCGTCGAGCGCGACGACGCGGGAATCCACGGCGCCGAGCTTGGCGATGCCGGTGCCGTAGGCCTCACGCGTGGCGACCAGGTCGCCGAGCTTGAACTGGGGCGGCGCCATCTTGCCGGGCGCCGGCTCCGGCCGGGCGGCGGGCGGCGCGGCAATCTGCAGGGGCGATCCGGTCTCGGGCACCATCTGGGCCTCGAGCTCGGCGAACGCCTTCTGCATCTGTTCCTGGCTGAGCGCCTTGCCGTGCCAGTTGGGGAGACCTTCGGTGAACGACACGCCCTTGCCCTTCAGCGTGCGGGCCAGGATCACGGTGGGCCGGCCCTTGGTCGAGCGGGCTTCCTTCAGCGCGGCCAGCACCTGCGTCAGGTCGTGGCCATCGATCGCGATCGCATGCCAGCCGAACGCGTTCCAGCGCGCGCGATAGGTTTCCATGTCGTGCTCGAGCTCGGTGCCACGGCTCTGGCCGAGCGCGTTGATGTCGATGATCCCGCACAGCGAGTCGAGCTTGTGGAAGTGCGCGGAGGCGGCGGCTTCCCACACGGCGCCTTCGGCGGTCTCGCCGTCGCCCATCAGCACGTAGGTCCGGTAGGGGGAGCCGATGCGGCGGGCGTTCAGCGCGCAGCCGACGCCGGCGCCCAGGCCCTGGCCGAGCGACCCGGTCGCCACGTCCACGAACGGCAGGCGCGGCGTGGGGTGGCCTTCGAGGTTCGAGGTGAACAGCCGCAGGTCGGTCAGCCGCTCGCGCGGAATGAAGCCGGCTTCGGCCCACATCGCGTAGAGGAGCGGCGCGGCGTGGCCCTTTGACATGATCAGGCGATCGGCCTCGGGATGCTGCGGGTTCTTCGGGTCGAAGCGCATGTCGGCGAAGAACAACGCCGCCATCAGCTCCGCCGACGACATGCAGGTGGTGGGATGCCCGCTGGCCGACGCCGTGGTCGCTCGAATCGACTCGATGCGAAGACGGGTGGCAATGTTTTTCAGCGACGAGAGCAGCGAAGCATCAACCTGCAACAGAAAACCTCCAAAGGGAAAGGGGAAGACGAGAAAGTTTATCAGTAAAATGGGGGGATGGTCCTCTTCCGCTACCTCTACATCCTGGCCCTCGTGTTGTGGCTGGGCGGAACGATGGTGGCGGGCGGCGTCGTCGCGCCGTCGATTTTCCACGTGCTGGAAACATGGAACCCGGTCGAGGGCCGCGTGCTGGGCGGGCAGGTGTTCGGCGAAGTGTTGCAGCGGCTCTATCTGGTGGCCTACGCGATGAGCGCGGTGATGTTCGTATCGCTGTCACTGCACCGCCTGCTGGGGGCGCGGCCCGTCAAGTACGGCATCCGCATCTCGATTCTGGCCGTCATGCTGGCGCTGACGCTGGGCGCGGATTACTACGTGGGCCCGCGGATTACGACGCTTCAGGCCCAAATCTCGGGTCCGGTGTCGGCGTTGCCGGCGGGCGACCCGGTCCGCGGGGAGTTCAACCGGCTCCACGGCCTTGCCAACATCCTGCTGAGCCTGTCGGCGGTCGGCGGGCTCGCCCTCCTTTTCTGGGAAGCTCGCGAATGATCATCACGCTCATCCCCGGCGACGGCATCGGTCCTGAAGTCACGCGCGCGGTGGTCCGCGTCCTGGCCGCATCGGGGTTCTCTCCGGAATGGGAGACCTTTTCCGCCGGGGCGGCGGCAGTCGAGGAGCACGGCACCACGCTGCCGCAGGCGCTGCTCGACTCCATCACCCGCAACAAGATCGCGCTGAAGGGCCCGATTACCACGCCGGTCGGCAAGGGCTTCACCAGCGTGAACGTGGGGCTGCGCAAGGCGCTCGACCTCTACGCCAACCTGCGGCCGGTCTGGAACCTGCCGTCGGTGCCGTCACGCTACCAGAACGTCGATCTCGTGATCGTCCGCGAGAACACCGAAGACCTGTATGCCGGGCTCGAACACGTCGTGGTGCCCGGCGTCGTGGAGAGCATCAAAATCATCACGGAAGTGGCGTCCACGCGCATCGCCGAGTTCGCGTTCCAGCAGGCCCGCCGCCGCGGCCGCAAGCTGGTGACCGCCGTGCACAAGGCCAACATCATGAAGCTCAGCGACGGGTTGTTCCTCGACTGCGCCCGCACCGTCGCCGCGCGCTACCCCGACATCCAGTTCGACGACCGCATCGTCGACGCCGCGTGCATGCACCTGGTGATGCATCCGGAACGGCTGGACGTGCTGCTGCTGCCGAACCTGTACGGCGACATCGTGTCGGACCTGTGCGCCGGCCTGGTCGGCGGGCTTGGTGTGGTCCCGGCTGCCAACCTCGGCTTCAACGGCGTGGGCGTGTTCGAAGCGGTCCACGGCAGCGCCCCGGACATCGCCGGCAAGGATATCGCCAACCCGACGGCGTTGTTGCTGTCAGCCGTGCTGATGCTCCAGCACCTTCAGGAAGACGCCAAGGCCGACGCGATCATGGTCGCGCTGAAGAAAGTGCTCGCCAGCGGTCACGTCACCCCTGATTTGGGAGGCAGCGCCTCGACGACGTCCTTTGCCGATGCGATCGTGCAAGAGCTATCATCTTAATGACGGATAAGTTGCGAGCCCCGAGGCCGCTCCGATGTCGCGGCCGTTTGGCCGGGACGAATCCACCGAGATAAGAACCGTGGCCACTGACACCATCGTCCAAGCCGTTCTCGCGCGTGAAGACGTGACGCGTTTCCTGGAAGGCAGCCATGGCCTGACCAGCGCCGACGCCCGCACGCGGGTCATGGGCTACCTGGACGAGCTGCAGACGACGCAGCGCTATGAGTTGTACCGGGCGCTCGAGTATCCGCTCTACCCCATTCTGCGGAAGATCGAGCGAATCAGCGAGCAGCAGCATTTCGCCATCGACGCGGCGGCCCAGGGCCGGGTCGCGTACGCGTCGAACCACCGCAGCCACATCGACTACCTGGTGGAACCGCTGGCGCTCGACGACGCCGGGATTCGTCCGCCGATTATCGCCGCGGGCATCAACCTGTTCGGCGGACCGCTGGGCCTGATCCACAAGCACGTGACCGGGGCGCTGCCGATCCGCCGCAACATGAAGGATCCGGCCTACCTGATTACGCTCAAGGCCTACGTCAGCGAGCTACTGCACAAGCACGACCTGTTCTTCTATCCGGAGGGCGGCCGCAGCTACAGCGGCGAGCTCAAGGCGATGAAGACCGGGCTGTTCAGCGCCTGCATCGATGCCGGCGTGCCGGGCATGCAGCTGGTGCCGGTGGCCGTGGCCTACGACCTCGTGCTCGAGGATCACGTGATCGCGAAGCAACGCGTCAAGGGCCGCCAGAAGGCCTTCAGCCGCGAGGTGGCCGAACTGGTCCGCTACGCGGTGGGCTACCACAGCCGGTCGTTCGTCACGTTTGGCCGTCCCATTCCGCTGGACGGCATCGACGGCGAATCGCGCAAGGCGGTGATGGACCTGGCCCGCCACGTGCGCGGCGAGATCGGGCTGCTCGCCAAGGTGCTGCCGACGGCGGTGCTGGCGGCGGCGATGCGGCCGTCGGTGACGCGCGCCGACCTCAGCGACCGGATTGCCGCCATTCTCGACACGCTGCGCGCCGTGGGCGCCAACCTCGGCGTGACTTCGGCGGAAGAAGTGCTGGCGCTCGCCACCGGGCCCCTCGAAACCCGCAATATCATCGCAATAGAGGCCGGCCGCTACCGGGTCCGCGAGCGCCACGTGCTCCGTTATTACGCGCGCTCGATCGCGCACTTGCTGACGCCGCCCGGTTCCACCCATTAAGGCCCGTCCCAACTGATGCTCGACGTCACCTCGAAGGCCCTGTTCCACGGCCTCGCGCAAGTTCCCACTCTGCAGCGGTTCGCCTCCAAGTACGGCATGGGCAGCAGCCACCGCGGCGGCTTCGCCCGCCGCTTCATTGCCGGCGAGACGATCGACGAAGCCATCGCGGCGGTGGCGGACCTGCCCGGCAAGGGCCTGCAGCTGACGCTCGACTACCTGGGCGAAAGCGTGGCGAGCGCCCAGGCCGCGGCGGCGGCCGCCGCCGACTACGCCGCGACCATCGAGAAGATCGTCGCCTCCGGCATCGAACGGAACATCTCGCTCAAGCTGACGCAACTGGGGCTCGACGTCGATCGCGCGACCGCGGTGGACAACATGCGGCGCATCCTCGAGACGGCCGACGCGCACGGGTTTTTCGTGCGCATCGACATGGAGAACTCGCCGTATACCGAGGCGACGCTGGGGATCCTCGAGACGCTGCGCCAGCAGGGCCACACCAACATCGGCACCGTGATCCAGACCTGCCTGAAGCGGTCGGAGGCCGACATTCGCCGCCTCAACGGCCTGGGTGTGCGGGTGCGGCTGGTGAAGGGCGCCTACAAGGAACCGAAGACGGTCGCCTACCAGAAGAAAAGCGAAGTGGACGCCGCGTTCGTGGACCTGATGCGGCTGTTGCTGGACGAAGGCACCTACCCCGCCTTCGCGACGCATGACCCGGTCATGATCGAGACGACCAAGGCGTATGCGACGAGCAAGGGCCACGCGAAGGACCGCTTCGAGTTCCAGATGCTCTACGGCATTCGCCGCGACCTGCAGTCGGCGCTGGTGGCCGAGGGCTACCGCGTGCGCGTCTACGTGCCCTTCGGCAAGCAGTGGTATCCGTACTTCATGCGGCGGCTCGGTGAGCGGCCGGCCAACGTGGCGTTCGTGCTGAAGGGGATCTTCAGCGACCGCGGCTAAGCCGCAGATTACGACCAGGCCGCAGATGACGCAGATTACGCAGAGAACTCAATTCAAGAATTGACGGTGCAGCCTACCTCGGGAAGTGCACTGGCGGACGATCATGGTACCCGTCGCCGTCCAGCGTGTGAAGGAATGCGACCAAGGCATCAACTTCCTGATGCGTGAGTCCGAGTGGCCTGATGCGACCTGACAACATCGGGTTGCGGACGCCGCCCCGGTTATAGAACTCGACCACCTCTCGGAGGGTGGCCAAGGAACCGTCGTGCATGTAGGGAGGGTGTCTTGAGACCTCTCGCAATCCCGGGGTCTTGAACGCACCGCGATCTTTCTGTTCATGACTGACCGCTGCCCGGCCTTCGTCAAGGAACGTCTGTGACTTCGCATCCCATCCGATACCAAGGTTGTGAAAGCGTCCGTCAGAAAAGTTAAAGCCGACGTGGCACATGCCGCAGCCGCCCTTGAAAGAGAAGATGTCGTAGCCGAGTTTTGCCTCCTCCGATGCGGCACGGGCATCGCGCGCGTAGCTCCATCGGTCGAACGGGGCGTTGCCGCTCTTGCGCGTGCGCACGTAATCGGCAATGGCCTCGGCCACGTGATTGGTCGTTAGCGCCTCCGATCCGAACACTTCGCGGAAGTATCGGCGATAGCCTGGGATCGCTGACAGCCTGGCTACCATCGCTCGATGGTCGAGGCCCATCTCCTGCGGGTCGGCGATAGGCATCAGCACCTGCTCTTCGAGATTCGTTGCGCGGCCGTCCCAGAAGAAGGCCGGACCGGGATCGTTCGGGGGTGGCGGCAACACCGTGCGGGCAGCCAAGTTGACGATACTGGGCCTCTTGCGGCGGCCCCGCTGGCCCCCAATTCCAGTTGGGACCGGAACTGGTTCCGAAAACGCGTAGTCCGGTCGATGACACGAGGCGCAGGACACGGTTTCGTCGTTGGAAAGCCGCTTGTCAAAAAAGAGCCAGCGACCGAGTCGAGCCCGCGCCGGCACGGGCTGCTGAGGAGCCTCTGCAAAGAACTCTTCCATGCCGAAAGGAGCCGGTGCGTTGGGGCGGATCGGATTGTCGGCGTTGAGCTGTGCCGGGGTCGGGCCCGACTCGCACGCTGCAAAGAGAGCACTGGTGACCAGAGCCGACACCAGAAGTATTCGAATGCTCCGTGTCTGTGTCCTCCGTGGCATATTCCCTTTTAGCGGCACCAGTCGCGGGCCAGGCTGACCAGCGCGTCGCGGCAGGTCAGCACCGACTGCAGGTCCACCCACTCGTCGATGCTGTGAAGTCCGGCGCCGGTCGGTCCGTAGAGGATCGCGGGGATGCCGGCTTCGCTCAGCACGGCGGCGTCGGTCCAGAAACTCATTCCAATCACGGGTGCCGGGGTGCTGAGGTGCTC
This window harbors:
- a CDS encoding response regulator transcription factor — encoded protein: MARVLVIEDDTHIRDLIVLHLGLEGLETEAVGDGLDGLARASAQPFDLILLDLMLPGMDGVSICRAIRREGPNQDVPIMMLTARREESDKVLGLESGADDYLAKPFGIRELVARARALLRRPRRSQLQAEAASPSERPVEIHGLHIDPARRSVRVRGAEMDLTAQEFRLLFVLATHPGIVFSREALLTRVWPDRTYVTERSVDSLVKRLRRRVELDPANPAIILTVWGSGYKCADV
- a CDS encoding Spy/CpxP family protein refolding chaperone; its protein translation is MTKTFKISLATGLVAVAMAAGSALVMAQDGPMRRGGGPGVGGPPPGGPMDGQMRGPGGPMRGPGGPGGPMGIGPGFRELDLSDDQKAQVKSIHESHLAEFQAAGAKVGAAREGMRKLLEADTLDESAVRAKSVEVAAAEADAAILGAKVRAQTLQVLTSEQLAKLKELRASREAQPRKQRQQGKR
- a CDS encoding cation transporter gives rise to the protein MFVASPTNSILRLHVAGMDCADEAALIRHALNRPGVAALTFDLVGRRVDVTYDPSIVPASAILDAVAGTGLVAHSHDADDVVGDDHHDHHHDTAKWWAGASLAAFAVGWIIDGLSAETWSEAMFGHGTGAGHAHQGPAVAAYALSAVAGLAPMIPRAVVSLRYRRLDMHVLVCLSAIGAASIGQWAEAAAVAFLFALAHLMEAWSIDRARHAVAHLVGHEPGWGEDRGHESAPVERWIEKFAAVYTPVVTFAALAVVMLPPMLDGRWEVWFYRGLIFLVLACPCALVISTPVTVVAALTSAARRGVLFKGGAPLERAAQAKAFTVEALGAAGVVVQCRTADTIPLEKVDVVLTCDHPEDMEFLVGHARRAVKVIRQNVTLALATKAAFLISAFFGAAPLWLAVLADTGATVAVTLNGLRLLRAHANQ
- the bcp gene encoding thioredoxin-dependent thiol peroxidase; translated protein: MALIDPGKKAPAFSLPDQAGKVHTLADYAGQPVVIYFYPKDDTPGCTKESCAFQDNLPKFKKSKAAVFGMSVLDSKSKARFATKYDLTFPLLADEDHAVMEKYGVWQEKSMYGRNYMGVARTTYLIGPDGKVVRRWDGVKVDGHAEDVLAAVQAL
- a CDS encoding gamma-glutamyltransferase, yielding MTRTLLLAAILLALQSAGGAQAPVGVQEPAWAPDGKRIAVSYLDRIWTMTPEGRQGKAVTAGDGSAIEREPAWSPDGRRLAYAADRGDGFDVLVVALKNGVAVGAPVAVTTLPGDERWPSWTADGRLVFAHRDARPAGRAADPSLQWDLFVVRPVQQSDSWQAPLALTETADSETYPRVSPDGSKVAFISERESEDDLDLWWMAVPPAAVARPTPLGSRPAKPVTSSIPSVGVDGRALRSFRIARVRGNEAYPSWAPDNVRMAFYAVRDGIGSVWVAAVEPPRPEGAEDPLPRPKPAAQPQLVSRKGGAPAWSPDGKTLLVSGLPDPQPVYNGNPLRSDVEAPPLFALNAAFQLWRVAAPLPVHEDGGGVTAEMAPSPAAFAAMFDRVWNTLRTLYYSAPVPAEKWASLKDQFRPRATAAKTEGDLESVIDEMVAAQPLIKPVITSNGAVVVSGHPLASAAGRLAFEKGGNVVDAMIAVSFALGVVEPEASGVGGDGSAVLYLKGMKKPTVIEYKDMTPIGATADNPRLMQDGRIVADGPAAANIPGIVAGLDYAYRTYGSGKVKWEDLVAPAIALADEGFVLDEGLPSSIAEGRRFLEKWPEAAKIYLPGGKVPKPGERFFNKDYANTLRAIQKGGADAFYRGEIAKKIAADMEENGGILTFADMAQYRAIERVPVMGSYRGHTLYAGGPPVSTGIQLFESLHVLENYVPAPGARASTDPDYLHYLVESWKVRDPLRRVADPERWPVEFEEHLTAEHARKLFAKIDANKASRYERQPPDEAPTTQSAPTPRISTGTTSFAVADAEGNMIAVTQTLSTWGGTFYVSKGLGFLYNNHLRSNRLTAGAYGSLVPLMRSSTASVPTLVFEKKANGEEVPRLAVGCAGNAWIPVSVYNIITGVIDGKLGAQAAIESPRFLPGRDPADPLENGERIEIEDRFPRSLLNNLIDRGHRFQRIGRKGEVRYGYAAAITVDVANKKVEGGAEPRRAHAAVPFDGRATSTAQ
- a CDS encoding transketolase, yielding MQVDASLLSSLKNIATRLRIESIRATTASASGHPTTCMSSAELMAALFFADMRFDPKNPQHPEADRLIMSKGHAAPLLYAMWAEAGFIPRERLTDLRLFTSNLEGHPTPRLPFVDVATGSLGQGLGAGVGCALNARRIGSPYRTYVLMGDGETAEGAVWEAAASAHFHKLDSLCGIIDINALGQSRGTELEHDMETYRARWNAFGWHAIAIDGHDLTQVLAALKEARSTKGRPTVILARTLKGKGVSFTEGLPNWHGKALSQEQMQKAFAELEAQMVPETGSPLQIAAPPAARPEPAPGKMAPPQFKLGDLVATREAYGTGIAKLGAVDSRVVALDADVKNSTFSDKFEAAHPERFYQFFIAEQVMVGAAMGLAARGAIPFPSTFAAFLTRAADFIRMAAVGGNNIKLAGSHAGVSIGEDGPSQMALEDFAMTTAQPNFVALYPSDAVCMEKLIGEAAAHYGPVYIRTSRPKTPVIYDNSEEFPIGGLKVVRQGATDTATVIGAGVTLFEALKAHDELKAKGISIRVIDLYSVQPIDAASLIEAGRQTGRLITVEDHYISGGLGDAVARAVAPAGLTVTRLAVPEIPRSGKPDELVDKFGISARHIVNAVLNK